The Cryptococcus deuterogattii R265 chromosome 4, complete sequence genome segment GGTGCTGCAGCTAGATGGCTTGAGAAAGGGCATAAGAGGAGGATAGAGGAGCTGGGAGAAATGCCTCAAAGGACCCTTGATAGCGTCTGGTGGCCATTTACTCAACATCAGCTGGTAAGTATATCTCAGATAAGCTGTGGTACTAGCTCACTGAGAATTTTAGATCgacaaaaaggaagatgtcatGGTTGTGGACTCGGCCTTCGGTGATAACTTTGACTCTTATTATGCTAAACCCGaatctgctccttcttccaagaaTGAGAGCTTATTAAAGTCTTACTTTGACGGCTCTGCCAGTTGGTTCACGTATGTCCTTATTGTTGTCATGTTGTTTTTGTAGCTTACGGCCGCCCTCAGGCAATCACATGGCCATGCCAACGAGCAGCTCACCCTCGCCGCTGCTTCCGCTGCCGGTCGTTATGGCCATGTTCTTTTCCCCAGTGGCACCAACGCTCCTGCTCTCTCTTTAGCTGAAAAGCTCATCTCCACCGTCGGCGAGGGATGGGCTTCACGTGTGTTTTACTCAGACAACGGAAGTACAGCTATGGAAGTCGGTTTGAAGATGGCGCTGAGGGCGGCAGGTAGGCGATACGGCTGGGATGGGGAGATGGGTGGTGATGTCGGAGTCATTGGACTAAGGGGAAGTTACCATGGTGATACTGTGAGTCCCGCCCAGGCTATCTTGGATTGTATGCTGATGGAAATTTAAGATTGGGTCTATGGATGCTACTCAAGCTTCTACCTATAACAAAGCTGTAGACTGGTACAAGGGCAGAGGGCACTGGTTCTCACCTCCTATGGTTCAGTTCGTCAACGGTGCTCCTACTGTCCTCACCACGGGGCCTGACTCATGGtcgcctcttccctcttctaTCGCCTCCTCCAGCAAATCAACTCGAGATGGTTGGGCATTTGAGTTCGCCTCCTTCAAAGACGTATACGACATCTCTTCccgttcctcttctccattaGCCACATATTACCGTGCCCACATCCGATCAACTCTCGAACGATTGGTCaaggagggcaagaagTTTGGTGCACTTGTCATGGAGCCAACATGTCTTGGAGCGGGAGGTATGGTGTTCGTCGACCCTTTGTTCCAGTCTTGCATGATTGAAGTCGTCAGAGCGAGCGGGGACTTGTTCGCTGGAGAGAAATGGGATGGCGGGTCGTTTAAGCAAGAGCTGGAGGGACTGAAGACTAGGTCAGGCGCGGAATGGCAGGGTCTTCCTGTCTTGTATGACGAAGGTGAGTAACCAATGTCACAGAACCATACTGTTCAACTTATCAGACCAATAGTGTTCTCCGGTTTGCACCGATTCGGCTACAACTCTGCCGCTACGGTTCTTGGTCACACCCCTGATATCTCCGCTTACGCCAAAATTCTTACTGGtggtcttcttcccatgtCTACCACCCTCGCTTCTCCATCCATATTCTCAGCCTTCCTCTCACCTAGGAAAGTCGACGCTCTTTTACATGGTCATTCATACACTGCCAACCCAATCGGATGTGCCGTGGCGCTTGAGGCGATGAAGCTTACGACCGACTATGAAGCCAAGGGCGGATGGCAAGGCGAAAAGAACATGTGGGAAGTTGAGAAGGGTActgaaggaagatggagctTCTGGAAAAAGGAATTCGTTGAGGATATCAGTCGGGTTGAAGGTGTTAAGGGTTCAATGGCTATGGGAACTGTGTTTGCTATTGAGTTGCAAGACGATGAGAGCGGTGAGTTAGCTCTATCTCTTGAATGTTCTATTGTCTGACAGATCGTCGCAGATTACTCTTCCCACGCCGCTCTCGACTTCTTAACCACACTCCGTCAAGTCGTTGTTACTCCGTCATCTCATGCCGCGGCAGAAGACATCgttcctttctctcctttccaaatCCATTCTCGTCCCCTGGGTAACGTGGTGTATATAATAACAAGCTTATGGACCAAGCCTGACGTAATGAGGGCGATGGAGAAGGTCATTTTGGACAAGCTTACCAAGAAGGCTCAATGATGGAGTAAAATAGATGAATAGAAAATATCTTACATCAAGAAATACCAGTGCGATCCGATGCTAAGTCGCTGTCGAAGGTCAGCAATCAGGacagaaagaa includes the following:
- a CDS encoding dethiobiotin synthase codes for the protein MPLLFPNFRVHQVFGANTEVGKTLLTTALLRASASRYVSKSEVARKRVFYLKPVSTGPDSESDTSYVQRNTKPYSSYISTHNLYQYREPMSPHLAAQLAPDLPFPKTNEELVRGIEAHANKCLQQLDGQDGCLFVETAGGVHSPALHLPHTQSTFLRSLRLPSVLVASPHLGGISTTVSAYESLLLRGYSLSAVLCLHDSYYRNHTFLEEYFRDRGIGYWTIKPPPEKYGTVEEDGVRLEQWYKEVEKSFEGEQGGGVGAAARWLEKGHKRRIEELGEMPQRTLDSVWWPFTQHQLIDKKEDVMVVDSAFGDNFDSYYAKPESAPSSKNESLLKSYFDGSASWFTQSHGHANEQLTLAAASAAGRYGHVLFPSGTNAPALSLAEKLISTVGEGWASRVFYSDNGSTAMEVGLKMALRAAGRRYGWDGEMGGDVGVIGLRGSYHGDTIGSMDATQASTYNKAVDWYKGRGHWFSPPMVQFVNGAPTVLTTGPDSWSPLPSSIASSSKSTRDGWAFEFASFKDVYDISSRSSSPLATYYRAHIRSTLERLVKEGKKFGALVMEPTCLGAGGMVFVDPLFQSCMIEVVRASGDLFAGEKWDGGSFKQELEGLKTRSGAEWQGLPVLYDEVFSGLHRFGYNSAATVLGHTPDISAYAKILTGGLLPMSTTLASPSIFSAFLSPRKVDALLHGHSYTANPIGCAVALEAMKLTTDYEAKGGWQGEKNMWEVEKGTEGRWSFWKKEFVEDISRVEGVKGSMAMGTVFAIELQDDESDYSSHAALDFLTTLRQVVVTPSSHAAAEDIVPFSPFQIHSRPLGNVVYIITSLWTKPDVMRAMEKVILDKLTKKAQ